acttcagtcTCACTTGTTAACTTTGcttaaagacacacaaaaagaccCCGGCCACTAACCTGAACCGGAatagctttgttttgttttgctgaagACAGAAATCAAAACCAGTTACTAGTCAAAATTTAGTGTGGCATTTAACATTTTTCCCCATCAGCACGCCTCTGTACAAAACTCAGTCCTCCAAATAAATTACACGTTTACCCCATCAGCACGCCTCTGCACAAAACTCAGTCCTCCAAATAAATTACACGTttgacacacacgcatgcaactGAAGACAAGTTGCTCTGGCTGCTTCTTGCTGCCTTCACTTAGGGTCGGGGTAGAAAACCTTGATATGGATGGCCGAGTTGTTACGCGTTCGCGTCAGGGGCTCGGCGACCTCGTCCGGGTCCTCGGGTTCCAGGTCGTCCACCAGCTCTACCGTGGAGGTATTGGCGGCCAGCTGCAACGCCCCCTGGCTGCTGGCCTGCAGCTGCAGCGCGATGTTGATGGCCCGATTGATGGCCAGGCCCAGGCCGTGCACGCAGATCTCCCGGTGGCCGCTACCGCCGTCCAACAGCTTCTGGCAGCGGGCGAGCTGTGCCCGGAAGTCCGTCTTCATGTTGACGTACACGTCGTTGCGCCTCTTTGGGAGCTTGCGGGGCAGTCTTTTCCGAAGGGTGTACTCCACCGGGTCGATGTCGACGGCGCAGGGACTGTCGGAGGGTTGCACGGGGGCGACCGCGTGGAGGGACGACATCCCCGGCTTGCGAGGCTCGCTCATATCACGCCGAAAAGCTGCATCGGGAGGAAAATTGTATCACCGCTGCCTAAAAATGGCTGTGGTTTACACTTCACTACAACACATTGCAGCACTGAACGCGAaataagattttaaaaaaaacatttgttagtctcgcaatggagaaattcctaattcacagcagcaaagttatgaaaagaagaagtagaacaacaaaatataggagctgctggaaaggcagccactctcgcggcgccattttgaagtcaaaataacacaacacatatgacacagacagtcgtgcaatcttcaccacttttctgcatacactttgttgtctgaagcagttatagatgaaagaggagaggatcaaagtatCCTTTCacaagtggatcagagacgtcatgcagcatatgtgcacacgtctgctacaagctagggtttgaaagcaaacacgaagctgtagagGGACACAACATTGGCTAATAAAtgcgttttcttcttcttgaccaATAACGTCATATTAAATCAAAGTCTCCTTGCAGTATTTCTTACCTGCGGCTGATAATTGGGGAAAAGATTCGCTTTTTTCTCGTCGATTAATACAGTAGCATTTTAGCACAAGCGGTTCAAGTCGTCACCGTGACCCGGATGTTGAAGAAAACAGGAAGGGGGGACGCATCGCCAGCGTAAATAAATgtctggggggtttttttttttttgcttttcaaccAGCAAATGAATATTAAATTATCGACGTGATTCTGTATTTCTTATCAGGGGCAGTGTCTTTTGTTGTCGCTCAGTCGTAGTGGCATCTTAGCACAAGCTGAAGAGCCGTGAACCGGAAATACTATAGaataataaaatatgtattCTTCAATAAAAAAACACGTCTTATTAAGCactgaaaatgaaaactaaCGGAATTAACAATAACGCAATGTGGTAAAAACATGGAAAGTTCAACGCAAGTGATCAATACAAACCGAAGTGAAAGAGAAGCATATTCATGCCACAAAACGTGTGTACCTATCAGGCGTTAAGTTGTGTTGGGTTGATTGGCATCCTCCTCTATAAACtcttcaaaaaaatgaacacaaattgtaaaacattaaaaaaagaaaagaaactacGCGTCTGGTCATGGGCTAAACGACGGGGTCTGCCGCCACCTTGCGGTCAATGATTTGTCACACTGAATAGGAagcgattttttttggggggggggtccaaataTGCATGCTGAAAGGTCATTTTCGGACGGGGGGTAGGGGGATATTCCCCAGTACATTGATATTGATAGACTAGTGCACTTTAGAATGTTTATTGTCGGTAATGTTATTGAATAGCAGCTTCAATAAAGACGCCCGGTACACACACTGGCTATGAATGTCTTTAATGTTCCCAAATCAGTAATCACAGCATACAGTGGATCATAACTTCAAAAGTAAACAGAAAGATCACCTTAATAACTTTTCTCTACTCTTTTAgcacctttttttcctccaaaattcCCCTCTGGAACAAATTTCTTCTTAAGTCTTGGGTTACcaattagatgaaaaaaaaactgaaaaaaaggagaCAACAGGTGCAACCTTGCGTCGGAATCCAAGCAGGAAGTTCATGCGCATCTGTGTGGTTGCTATTGTGTGCTTGCATGTGCCATTAACTTCAAACAAATGACCTTGTTTGACTCCTCCCTTCAGAATAAACATAACAGGCAACACAGTGTGCGGACAGTATCGTAATAACTGTAAGATCttattttggtgtgtgtgcgaGGCATCTTATGGTGTCAAAGCCCTCATGTCAGACCCACATTGAAGTGGCTTCATGTAAACATGATTACATGTGAAGTGAGCTAATCGAGGGCCTCGTTTCACCATGGATCAATGGCggcttcccttcatctcccaTTTTGTGGAGCACAAAAGCATGGCTAACTTTGACTTTAACATTTATGCAGAACTCAGCTCGTCAGGTATGCTTAAATAACAAGGTGTACTTTTAAAGTGAAAGAATGAGAATATTATGTCAGTGGCAATTATATTTCTGGCACAAAATGAGATTaatctgatttatttttaaatttttttttgtaattcagaGTAGCATTTATTTGAAAACCAGCGTGATGTATTTCTGCTACAGTGTCTCATTGCTACAAAATGTCCACAGTCGTAAGTGCGATAaggacaagacaaaaacaaaattagcaCGGCCGCCCTTTCTTTGCAAACTGCACCTGTTGTCATAAGTCGTCACAAAATTTGGGCATTTCGTTTAAACCCACCCCAgcctcaccccccaaaaaggaaaaggaaaaactaTCAAGAAACTTaatatttacaaatattttatcCGGTTGATTCTTACACttaaaaatgtacacttttgATTTGTTTGCACGTTGGTGTGTGTCTGTGGAAGTCCTTCAGCCATCTCGCATCCTCGTTACGCACCGCAAGTCATCTTCCAGTGGCAGTTTATAAAATAGACAAGAAAGAAGAACAGCCTAGCGCGGCGTGCTTGCGGTATTCTGCTTCAGGTGGCGTCACGGTCCCTTCACCTCATGACCCCCACCCGCCACTCActgactttgacctcacaatggGGTACAAAAGCGTGGATCGGGCATCCTCCAAAGGACAGAAATGCAAAAGTGTCATCTTGGCAAACAGAGAAGATACAAAGCTGGCCATGCCTCGAAATGTCAGCTCAATATGTCCCCTTTATGATTTAAGGCTTTCTgcaaagtctctttttttttttttcctccatcatcGGCTCTGCAGAGCTCCACCACacaggctctttttttttttctttttgtctaatACATTGTGCAGGTGTCTCTCTTTTTGCAAAACTCTCAGATTGAGCGCTCAGTGAGGCGATGGCCTCCGGCACCTTTGCCCCCTCACTTGGATCGGAATacaacgaagaaaaaaaaaacaacaaagaaacagGCTAAGAGCTAGCACACAAGCAACGACAGCACCggtgacagaaacaaaaaaaaaaacggcataatCGTGGACAGCTTCACATGTTGCTGTTTTGGGGGTCCCACATAACTCTCCGCAGGTCAACCCGCCTGTGTGCTTAGAGTGGCCATTTCAGGTCTTACTTTACCTTTGAGCGACAGGATTAGAAATAGAAGAGTCAAATTATCACGAAaagagacacacacgcacgcacacgatgATATGACGCACACTCTTTGCGTTGGACCGAACACACTTGAAGCAAACCATGGGACGTGCGGGATCGAAAAATGAGACGCAATTACAGCTTTTGGTAACTTGTGAAAGCGCTGCGCAGATGGCCAAAAAGCAGAAGCTTGCTGTCGCTGGCGTCACTACAACAGAAGGTTGCCCAAATATATCCACATGGGGAGATGGAGTGAGATGAAGATCGTGCTCAagtgttgtcttttgtttttttttctttttttttttcctgaactgATGCAGGGAGGTGAAGCGTTTTTGTCGGattggggaaaatgtgtgacagcagtgccgcccccctccccccccctccgccccgaaCCCCCAATGAGCCTCCTTTGAAAAGAATTCATGCATCGATCCCCAACTGCAAAATACCCAATTATATAGACTTTCTCCTTTGTACACATATACAACTATATATTTTTAGATATACTTTCTCTATAACTATATTTTTCAACGAAACAAACTGCtgttgcacattaaaaaaaacaacaacaacaactgaacAAGAGACAAGcagtgaaagaaataaaaagcacaatCAAGGGCCACTTTGGCACTTTGTCATGAGAACACGTTTGTTAGTGGACAATAAATATTGTcttttcttgaatttttttttttttttttgcccgtcaTGAGAATGCAAACATCGAACTTGGCACCGAGAATGCTGGTTGAATGAAAGTATAAGATAGAAGATGCTTTTCAGAGCCGACTCCCACTCCATTTTACAAACACCGGAAAACAGGCGAGGGAAAAAGCAGGCTTCCGAGACAGATTTAGAAAAGAGAATGACGCAGAAGGGGAATGAAACAGTAGGCGACACCACTATAATTGGAATAattaaagacaaagaaaaggcgAGAGTTCCCCTTCAAGAAATTTCAAGGGGctgctcggaaaaaaaaaacaaaaaacaaaaaacatcccagCACTTTTGAGAAGAGCTGGTTCTCTCAAAACGCACAGTTTGGTTGCTATGCCGACTCTTCTCTTGAGCTTGGCCGCACAATACGGAAGTGGCGGAGATGTTCTCAGAGAATCACAGAGAACCACTGATTCCAGAGGTCGCCCTTGCAGGTTGTCAGAAGCACAACCGGTCTTCCTGGTTCTTAGATGGTGCTGCTAGTGTTGGCTCAGCCCCAACTATACTCGGGTGGTGGAGTGGGGGTGAGGCAGAGTGTTGTTGTGGCCGGTGGTGGGGAAGGTATTGAAGGCATGAAGGGGCTGCATGCTCGTGATGGTGCTGGGGATCATGGTGATGGTGTTGGGCGTCATCAGGGGCACGTCGTCCGGGGCCCGGCGCAGCGCCAGCGTGTAGTCGGGCGGGCAGGCGGGCCGTAGGATATCGTGGGGCCGCAGGGGCTCCATGTCGTGGTGAGCGTCGTGCTCGGAATGCTTCATCTGCAGGGACATGATCTCCTCTTCCTGGCTGTGCGTTAGGTCATTGGCGGGGCCGCCCCGCTGGGGAGAGAGCCGGTGGCGACGCATCTCGTGCCTCTTGTCGCGCTTGTAGTAGAGGGCGGCGAAGGCCAGGATGTTGAGAAAGAGGAGGGACGCCCCCACGGCCACCGTCACGCTCAGCTCCGTGGAGTAGTCGCGGGTGTCGCCGGGGAAAAGGACGGGAGGCGGACGCTCCGAACTGTCGGACTCCGGGTCGTACGAGAAGGTAGGGTAGGGGCGATGGGTGGTGCGCGGGCCTGTAGTTCTGGTTCTGGGGGTGCCGGGGCCCGGGCCGGGGCCAGGAGGTGAGCGAGTGGTGGTTGAAAAGAGCTCATCGTGCAGATTGTGGAGATGGGGGACCAACTCCAACCAGAAGGCCACCTTGTTGGCCCTGTAGTTGTCTCTGACGCGAGGTTTCAAGCCAATGTGGAGGTACTGCTTGTCCTTGGAGTTGAACTTGGTCCAGATGACTTCTTCAAAGCGATTGGGCTTGGTGTGGATGAATTTGGTGTCCTGGGGCACTGGCAAGTTGGGATCCCTGGCGGAGGACCAATGAGACAATGTCAAGGTCACGCCACTGAACATCAGTAAATTTGCCAAAAACCAAGGTTGACCCTTTGGGGCTCTCCATTGTACAATCTAAAGtaggtacagtgaaactcctctacaacaaaatcatgtttgcagcaagaaatttttcacaacaggggtttttttcactgtagcaaatttgatctcagatataaacacacacacacacacacacacacacacacacacacacacacacagacaaacgtatgtgtactctttatttttattccaatagtgcataagtatgagcatacacttatttgacacttcataatTGTCagtatagaaagaaaaaaaaaggaaagaaattcattcactttcactttcatcaatttcttggaaaatgtattttattttgcttcctctgtctttcattttgatcacttttaccctcttccggcgtcagagctcttcttatcttagctgcttgacatccaaatgtctgttttgtggacattttagcaatgcaacgttcttgctgcgtctgaaattaacaataacaaatacttcctggactacggCGCATgggtaaaccagtgtggtggttgctgttgccgtttccgaacgacgTAGTAGAGGTctctgttggattagactttgttgtagtgaatctcgtcgcgaggcaagagcagaaaaaaagatttcgtataacgcaacagggtttttttttcgttgtatgggggggggcaggaaagtgggaatggtgcatgaagattttttcacattaggggggtattttcgcccatgcaggtttcgttgtagaggagtttcaccgaATCGGAATGTGAAAACCAACAATACTCACCCGGTCTTGGCAAAGTTGGTCCAGTAGGTCATGACGACAGCGCTGAGCATCACATCATTCTTGGAGAAGTTGCACGGGAACAAGTCCGTGGCACCGATCATGGGCACCCCGAAAACATACGGTATCTCGTCTCC
This window of the Hippocampus zosterae strain Florida chromosome 1, ASM2543408v3, whole genome shotgun sequence genome carries:
- the pop7 gene encoding ribonuclease P protein subunit p20, which produces MSEPRKPGMSSLHAVAPVQPSDSPCAVDIDPVEYTLRKRLPRKLPKRRNDVYVNMKTDFRAQLARCQKLLDGGSGHREICVHGLGLAINRAINIALQLQASSQGALQLAANTSTVELVDDLEPEDPDEVAEPLTRTRNNSAIHIKVFYPDPK